Below is a genomic region from Pseudazoarcus pumilus.
TCCCGACCTACGAGGGACGGGTCGGTAGGGTCTGCGGGCCAGGCACAGGAGGGTAGTGGCGGCCATGTAGCGGGTGACAGTCCACCAAGAGTCAAAGACACGGGAGCGGTCGACAATGCGCGGGTTCATGGGCACGGGCACTTCCGCCAGACGCAAGCCGGCGCGACGCAGCATCAGCAGGACACCAACGTCCTGAAAATCGAGTTGTGTCGCGGCCTCGCTGACGGCCAGTTGCATGGCCGTGGCGTTGTACAGACGAAATCCGGAAGTGAGATCCTCGACCGCCAGGCCGCTGATGCGGCGAAACCAGTTCCAGGCGATACGACGCGCGTAGCTGGCGCGCGCGGGATGAGCGCCAATGACGACGTCAGCCTTGTCGCGTTCGGCCAGAAGGCAGCGGATGGCGGCGACGTCATGCTGACCGTCGGCATCCATTGTGATGACCGATGAATAGCCATGGGCGATGGCGTGGCGGATGCCCGCCTGCATTCCACCCCAGGCGCCCAGGGGCAGCGCCGCACGCAGAACGGTCGCCCCGGCGCGCTCGGCAGCTTCACCGGTGCCGTCGGTGCTGTGATCGTCGATCACGACGATGTCGGGATGACCCGCCTCGATCAGTTCCGCGACGATGGAAGGCAATGTCGGCGCCTCGTTGCGGGCGGGAATGACGACCAGCAAACCGCGGCGTGGGGTGGGAGTGTCGGCCTGCACCCCGGCGAGCGTGTATTGCCGGGCTACGGCATCGGCACAGGCCTGCATCGAGAACAGCCGATGAACGGACCGCGCCGCCCGTTCACCCATTTCCCCGCGCATCCGCGCATCGTCGCGCAGCAGGGTGAGGGCGCGCCGCCAATCTGCCACGTCGCCCGGCTTCGCGAGCAAGCCGGCCTGCGCCTCGCGCACCACCCACGGCATACCCGAACCGGGCAGCTCGGACACGATGCAAGGCCTGGCGTAACGCATCGCCTCGAGCAGCACCAGACCGAAGGCCTCGCTGCGCTCGATCGACGCCAGGCACAACACGTCGCAGTTCGCCAGCAGTGCGTCCTTGCGCGCATCCGACACCGCGCCCAGGAGCCGCACCCTGCCCTGCGCGGCATCGGCGAGCGCCTCCAGCTCCGAGCGCTGCTCGCCGTCACCGGCGAGCAGCAATTCGACGCCTGTCAGCCCGGACACGGCGCGCACGAGCGTCGGAAAATCCTTGTAGTGCGACAACCGACCAACCGCGAGCACACGAAACGCGCCGCAGGTCCAGCTATCCTGCTTCATATCGGGCTGAGCCGGATATCGCGACAGATCGAGCCCCAGCGGGATGACGCTGCACTTGTCCCGCCATCGCTTCAGCGGTTCACTGGCGTCGAGGTACGGTGGCGAAGTGGCGATCACGCGCGCGGCACGCGCCAGCAGCAACTGCTCGAAAGGTCGGTACAGGCGGTAGGCGAGCGACAGGCGCGCTCTGCCTTTTGCCGCGACGACATCCGCATGCCAGTGTACGACCCACGGCACACGCAACGCAGCGGCGAACAACAGCGCGCTGAAAGCCGAAGGATTGGGCATGTGCAGGTGCAGCACCTGGGGTTCGAACTCGCGCAACAGCCGGCGCAGGGCGAACGGAAAAACCGGTGCGAGCGGCGCATAGACGGCCTGGCACAGTACCGGCACGCGCTTCAGCCAAGGGGGGTCGTCCGGCAGCGGCAGTCCATGTACGAGGACGACAACCTCGTCGCCCCGCGCACGCTGGGCCGCGACCAGATCGGCAAGGAAAACCTCCATGCCTCCGGCGTAGGGCGGATAGAACTTGCCGACATGGAGAATTCGCATCGCCCCGCCCTCAGCGCCCGAGTTGCTCGCGCAACTGGCGGAAGGCCGGGTTGTCGGGCTCGACGGCCAGGGCGTTTTCGATATCGATGATCGCCCCCGCACGATCGCCCGCGAGCGCTCGCGCCATGGCACGGCCGTAGCGCAAGGTGGGGGCTTCGCGACGCTCGAGCAGGGCATCGAAAACGCGCAAGGCGTCGGTTCCGCGTTGCTGACCGACGTAGGCCATCCCCAGCCCGGTCAGCACTCGCACGTTGCCCGGATCGCGCACCAGCAAGGCTTCAAAATCCTTCGCTGCGAGCGAGAAGTCGCGCGCGGCCACCGCAGCCTCCGCACGCCGCATTCGCGTGTGATCGCGAACCTCGGGTGCCTGCCGTGGCCGCTTCAGTGCCGCCGAATAGGCCTTTACCGCCTCTCCGGACTGACCGAGTCGGTACAGTGACTCACCCCGGTGAAAGTGAAGGCCAGCCTCATCGAAGCCCTTCTCGCGAGCGGCCTCGAACGCCGCCAACGCTTCTTCGTCCCGCTGCATCTGCTGCAGGGCAACACCCAGGTTGAAGCTGGCCGAGCCCTCTCCCTCGCCCAGTTGCACGGCACGTGCAAAGTCGTTGGCAGCCTGCCGATACATCGAATGCTCGAGAAAGTAACTTCCGCGGTTGAGAAACGGGCGCCAGCGTCCCACCGCCGACGCGTCCGCTCCCAGGTCCACCTTTTCGACTGCATCGTTCCAGGCGCTGTAGGCGCTGGCCAACGACAGGCTGCGCTCGAGCGCCAGCCCGGAAAAGAGCAGCGCAACGACCAGCCCGCCCACATAAAGCGTGCCGGGTCGCAGTGAACACAACAGCACGGCAATCATGCCCGGCATAGCGATCGCCCACAGGTAGCTGCGGTAGAGGACGAACGGGTCCTGGATCCACACCGTCGCAAACTCGGTGACGAACAGCAGCAGCGGAAACAGCATGCACAGTCCGAGCAGCGCGGGCAGGCCACGTCGGCGCAGCACCGCATGAACGCAGAGCGCAAGCAAGGCAAGCCAGACCAGCGCCGCGAGCAGTTCCGGGAAAGACAACCAGGACAGCGGGAATTCAGGCCGAAGATCGACCGACATCCACAGCACGTTGGGCACGAACCAAAGGAACCCATAAGCGAAGAACAACGCCGTCTGGTTCAGGATGCTCAGCGCCCAGACACTGTCCGCAACGCCCGGAGCGAGCGCTTCGATCTGGGCGATGTAGATGCGGGAGGCCGGGTCGAAGGCCTTGCCGACGAGATCACCGTAGAAATGCAGCAGCCCGGCCACTGCGGCCACCAGCACGCCACCTCCTCCAATCAGGATCCAGGCCAGGGCACGCCAGTTCGGGCCTCGCACGAAGACATACAGCGGCACCGACATTGCCGCAATCATGAAGGCGTGGCCCTTGGACAGCAACGCAAACGCATAGAACAGGATCGCCGCAACGAACCACGCCCCGCGACCTCGCTCCAGCCCGAGCACAAAGGCCAGACAGGCGAGTACCGAGAACAGGGTCGCCATCAGTACGGAGCGCTGAACCAAATAGGAAACCGCATACACGGCCACCGGATTGACGGCGAACAGCGCCACGCCTACGCGCAGCGCCGCCAGTCCGGATGGTCCCAGGCCGTTTGCCGGCTTAAGGTCGACTACTACCCCTTGGGACTGCCGGAGCGCAATACTGAGCAGGCGTGCAAACAGCGCATAGAGCGCCACCACCACTGCAAGGTGGAGCGCTACATTGACCAGGCGTTGCTTCCACCACCCGTCGCCCACGAGCGCCTCGACCCACACGAAACTGCCGTAGGAGAGCATGCGCTGGCGCAATTCGAAGAGCGAGCCGTAGAGTTCAAAGATGGAGCCATCGAGCAGGCGCACATCGTCGAAGATCAGCGCATGCTGCAGGCCGGGAAGATAGATCGCGAGTACCAGCGCACTGAGCGCGAACCAGTAGATGCTCGCGAAACGCTTTTCTCGATTCATGATCGGACGGAGGACGGCCATTCGGACCATGGCGACCGCGAGCCCGTACCCCCCGAAGGGTGCTCGACACAACATGAAAACACGCTTGGCCGCCTACCGGTTATTCAAACCGGATCGCAGTCTAGCATGGCGTTTGCGAACCGATAGGCTAACAAGCCCATGCAGAACTACTGCGGCGGCGCGAAGCAGCGCTTCACGCAACCCGTCTTCGCCCTCGCGCCTTCAGGCAGGTGTGGGTCACTGTGCGCCGTACGCCATGTATCTGGCCATCCTCGCAACGTTCTGCGTCATCCTGTCAATCGCTCAGATCCAGGAAGTCCGGGGATGCCCCTGAACACCAGCGGCGCCAGATCGCCCGCAAAGCCAGGGCTACCCGCCTACTGCCGGTTGTTTCGGCGGCCCGTTGCTCGAGCCGCTCACGCAAAGTGGAACGCAAACGAACGAGCGGTTCGGTCCGGGATGCCGCCGCCACCGCCTTCGTGACATAGTCGTCCTCGTCTGCGGCAATCCATTCGTCGAGGCCCAAGGCGCGCATGCGCCCGGAGCCGGAACGTTGCTGCAGACCGCCCCCATCCAGCGACAAGGTCGGAACCCCCATCCACAGCGCGTGATTGGTCGTCGTTCCTCCTGCATACGGGACCGTGTCGAGCAGAA
It encodes:
- a CDS encoding glycosyltransferase; protein product: MRILHVGKFYPPYAGGMEVFLADLVAAQRARGDEVVVLVHGLPLPDDPPWLKRVPVLCQAVYAPLAPVFPFALRRLLREFEPQVLHLHMPNPSAFSALLFAAALRVPWVVHWHADVVAAKGRARLSLAYRLYRPFEQLLLARAARVIATSPPYLDASEPLKRWRDKCSVIPLGLDLSRYPAQPDMKQDSWTCGAFRVLAVGRLSHYKDFPTLVRAVSGLTGVELLLAGDGEQRSELEALADAAQGRVRLLGAVSDARKDALLANCDVLCLASIERSEAFGLVLLEAMRYARPCIVSELPGSGMPWVVREAQAGLLAKPGDVADWRRALTLLRDDARMRGEMGERAARSVHRLFSMQACADAVARQYTLAGVQADTPTPRRGLLVVIPARNEAPTLPSIVAELIEAGHPDIVVIDDHSTDGTGEAAERAGATVLRAALPLGAWGGMQAGIRHAIAHGYSSVITMDADGQHDVAAIRCLLAERDKADVVIGAHPARASYARRIAWNWFRRISGLAVEDLTSGFRLYNATAMQLAVSEAATQLDFQDVGVLLMLRRAGLRLAEVPVPMNPRIVDRSRVFDSWWTVTRYMAATTLLCLARRPYRPVPRRSG
- a CDS encoding tetratricopeptide repeat protein, producing MRLLDGSIFELYGSLFELRQRMLSYGSFVWVEALVGDGWWKQRLVNVALHLAVVVALYALFARLLSIALRQSQGVVVDLKPANGLGPSGLAALRVGVALFAVNPVAVYAVSYLVQRSVLMATLFSVLACLAFVLGLERGRGAWFVAAILFYAFALLSKGHAFMIAAMSVPLYVFVRGPNWRALAWILIGGGGVLVAAVAGLLHFYGDLVGKAFDPASRIYIAQIEALAPGVADSVWALSILNQTALFFAYGFLWFVPNVLWMSVDLRPEFPLSWLSFPELLAALVWLALLALCVHAVLRRRGLPALLGLCMLFPLLLFVTEFATVWIQDPFVLYRSYLWAIAMPGMIAVLLCSLRPGTLYVGGLVVALLFSGLALERSLSLASAYSAWNDAVEKVDLGADASAVGRWRPFLNRGSYFLEHSMYRQAANDFARAVQLGEGEGSASFNLGVALQQMQRDEEALAAFEAAREKGFDEAGLHFHRGESLYRLGQSGEAVKAYSAALKRPRQAPEVRDHTRMRRAEAAVAARDFSLAAKDFEALLVRDPGNVRVLTGLGMAYVGQQRGTDALRVFDALLERREAPTLRYGRAMARALAGDRAGAIIDIENALAVEPDNPAFRQLREQLGR